From a region of the Nitrospirota bacterium genome:
- the dnaJ gene encoding molecular chaperone DnaJ: MAKRDYYETLGIDRNAADDEIKKAFRKLARQYHPDLQHGEQHKKVAEEKFKEINEAYEVLSDQEKRRRYDMFGHAGAQQGFGGGAEGFDFGRGGFGDVFNDIFEDFFGAGRGGQRAERGSDLQYNLELSFEESVYGKEATLKIPRAEPCADCKGTGARSADAVKVCPSCKGAGQLRFQQGFFSISRPCNQCEGAGQIITDPCGTCRGRRRVRRERMLSVNIPAGIESGMRLRLANEGEPGDNGGPPGDLYVAVTVQSHDIFSRKGNDILCDIPVSFVTATLGGKVEVPTLKGTTVIKVPAGTQQDKAFRLKGLGVPSLKGQQTGDQIMKVKIQIPTKLTAAQKTLLAEFAKESGMTMDQDGDGFFDKMKTYFE, translated from the coding sequence GTGGCAAAGCGCGATTACTACGAAACGCTCGGCATCGACCGCAACGCGGCCGACGACGAGATCAAGAAGGCCTTCCGCAAGCTGGCCCGCCAATATCACCCTGACCTTCAGCACGGGGAACAGCACAAGAAAGTCGCCGAAGAAAAATTCAAGGAGATCAACGAAGCCTACGAAGTCCTGAGCGACCAGGAAAAGCGCCGCCGGTACGACATGTTCGGCCATGCCGGCGCGCAGCAGGGTTTCGGCGGCGGGGCGGAAGGCTTCGACTTCGGGCGAGGCGGGTTTGGGGACGTTTTCAACGACATTTTCGAAGACTTTTTCGGGGCCGGTCGCGGCGGCCAGCGGGCCGAACGCGGCTCTGATCTCCAGTACAACCTGGAACTGTCCTTCGAAGAATCGGTGTACGGCAAGGAAGCGACGCTCAAGATTCCCCGGGCCGAACCCTGCGCAGACTGCAAAGGCACAGGAGCCCGCTCAGCCGACGCCGTCAAGGTCTGTCCCAGCTGCAAGGGGGCCGGCCAGCTCCGTTTCCAGCAGGGGTTCTTCAGCATCAGCCGGCCTTGTAATCAATGCGAAGGGGCCGGCCAGATCATCACCGACCCTTGCGGGACCTGCCGAGGGCGGCGGCGGGTCCGTCGCGAACGCATGCTCTCGGTCAATATCCCCGCCGGCATCGAATCGGGCATGCGCCTGCGGCTCGCGAACGAAGGAGAACCGGGAGACAACGGCGGCCCACCGGGCGACCTCTACGTCGCCGTGACGGTGCAATCCCACGATATTTTTTCCCGCAAGGGCAACGACATTCTCTGCGACATTCCGGTCAGCTTCGTCACCGCCACGCTCGGCGGCAAAGTGGAGGTGCCCACGCTCAAGGGCACGACCGTCATCAAGGTTCCGGCCGGGACCCAGCAGGACAAGGCTTTCCGGCTGAAGGGGCTCGGCGTGCCCAGCCTGAAAGGGCAGCAGACGGGCGATCAGATCATGAAGGTCAAGATTCAAATCCCCACCAAACTGACCG
- the dnaK gene encoding molecular chaperone DnaK encodes MGKVIGIDLGTTNSCVAVMSGGDPVVIANAEGSRTTPSVVGITDKGERLVGQIAKRQAITNPENTIFSVKRLMGRKFSSRQVQEAAKRLPYKVVEANNGDAHVEIRGKRYSPSEVSAMILQKMKQTAEDYLGEKVTEAVITVPAYFDDSQRQATKDAGQIAGLTVLRIINEPTAASLAYGLDKKKDERIAVYDLGGGTFDISILEIGEGVFEVKSTNGDTYLGGDDFDQRVMDWLVDEFKKQEGIDLRKDRMALQRLKEAAERAKIELSSSQESEINLPFITADASGPKHLVIKLTRAKLEQLVDDLIQRTIEPCKKALTDAGVTAKDINEVVLVGGMTRMPKVIEKVREFFGKEPHKGVNPDEVVAIGAGIQGGVLKGEVKDVLLLDVTPLTLGIETLGGIFTHLIERNTTIPTKKSQTFSTAADSQSAVTIRVFQGEREMANDNKLLGQFDLVGIPPAPRGVPQIEVTFDIDANGIVHVAAKDLGTQKEQSIKITASSGLSKDEIEKMVKEAQSHTDDDKKRRRVAEARNQADNLIYGTEKNLTEHGDKIGEDDKNRITEAIAELRKAMEGDDPAAIESATQTLTTASHKLAEEMYKKASAGSGTAGTGDGANQGGQDNGGGSAKTDEKVVDAEFEEVDKDKK; translated from the coding sequence ATGGGCAAGGTCATCGGCATTGATTTGGGCACGACGAACTCCTGCGTGGCCGTCATGAGCGGCGGGGATCCTGTCGTCATCGCCAACGCCGAAGGCAGCCGCACGACCCCCTCGGTTGTGGGTATCACGGACAAGGGGGAGCGGCTCGTCGGCCAGATCGCCAAGCGTCAGGCCATCACCAACCCGGAAAACACGATTTTCTCGGTCAAGCGGTTGATGGGCCGAAAATTCAGCAGCCGCCAGGTGCAGGAGGCCGCCAAACGCCTGCCGTACAAGGTCGTGGAAGCGAACAACGGGGACGCGCATGTCGAGATTCGCGGCAAACGCTACAGCCCCTCCGAAGTTTCGGCGATGATCCTCCAGAAGATGAAGCAGACCGCCGAGGACTACCTGGGCGAAAAGGTGACCGAGGCCGTCATCACGGTGCCGGCGTACTTCGACGACAGCCAGCGCCAGGCGACCAAAGATGCCGGACAGATCGCAGGCCTCACCGTGCTTCGCATCATCAACGAGCCGACCGCCGCGTCGCTGGCCTACGGCCTGGACAAGAAGAAGGATGAGCGCATCGCGGTGTACGACTTGGGCGGCGGCACCTTCGACATTTCCATCCTGGAAATCGGCGAGGGCGTGTTCGAAGTCAAATCCACGAACGGCGACACCTACCTGGGCGGCGACGACTTCGACCAACGCGTAATGGATTGGCTGGTGGATGAGTTCAAGAAGCAGGAAGGCATCGACCTGCGGAAGGACCGGATGGCCCTTCAACGCCTGAAGGAAGCGGCGGAGCGGGCCAAGATCGAGCTGTCCTCCTCCCAGGAAAGCGAGATCAACCTCCCCTTCATCACCGCCGACGCCAGCGGCCCCAAGCACCTGGTCATCAAGCTGACGCGGGCCAAGCTGGAGCAACTGGTGGATGATCTGATCCAGCGCACGATCGAGCCTTGCAAGAAGGCGTTGACCGATGCGGGCGTGACCGCAAAGGACATCAACGAGGTGGTGCTGGTCGGCGGCATGACTCGCATGCCCAAGGTCATCGAAAAAGTTCGGGAGTTCTTCGGCAAGGAGCCGCACAAGGGCGTCAACCCGGACGAAGTCGTGGCGATCGGAGCCGGCATCCAGGGCGGCGTGCTGAAGGGCGAGGTCAAGGACGTCCTCCTGCTGGATGTCACGCCCCTTACGCTCGGCATCGAAACGCTGGGCGGGATCTTCACGCATCTGATCGAGCGCAATACGACCATCCCCACCAAGAAGAGCCAGACCTTCTCGACAGCCGCCGACAGCCAGAGCGCGGTGACGATCCGGGTCTTCCAGGGCGAACGCGAAATGGCGAACGACAACAAACTGTTGGGCCAGTTCGATCTGGTCGGCATCCCGCCCGCTCCCCGAGGCGTGCCGCAAATCGAGGTGACCTTCGACATCGACGCCAACGGGATCGTGCACGTCGCCGCCAAGGATCTGGGCACGCAGAAGGAACAGTCCATCAAGATCACCGCCTCCAGCGGGCTCAGCAAGGACGAGATCGAGAAGATGGTCAAGGAAGCCCAATCCCACACGGACGACGATAAAAAGCGGCGACGGGTGGCCGAAGCCAGGAATCAGGCGGACAACCTGATCTACGGCACGGAGAAGAACCTGACCGAACATGGGGACAAGATCGGCGAGGACGACAAGAACCGGATCACGGAAGCCATCGCCGAGCTCCGCAAGGCCATGGAAGGCGACGACCCGGCCGCCATCGAGTCGGCGACGCAGACGTTAACGACCGCCTCGCACAAGCTGGCCGAGGAGATGTACAAGAAAGCCTCCGCCGGATCTGGGACGGCCGGCACCGGGGACGGCGCCAATCAGGGCGGCCAGGACAACGGAGGCGGCTCGGCCAAGACCGATGAGAAAGTGGTCGATGCCGAATTCGAGGAAGTCGACAAGGACAAGAAGTAA
- the grpE gene encoding nucleotide exchange factor GrpE, with the protein MVHLVNKDKEKSSSINELDSIPAGDFPPEKGGGERQGSDDDLKQALASKTEEAQALHDKHLRLAAEFENYKRLAQKDQRDYARFANESLLKDLLPIIDNLERAIKAAKEAPKEGAKTGSLIEGVELTLKQFMDLLAKAGVRQITSVGEQFDPARHQAVARVESVGAADNTVVEEFQKGYLLHERMLRAAMVTVASAPTSNQEHSSTGTA; encoded by the coding sequence TTGGTGCATCTCGTGAACAAAGACAAAGAAAAATCAAGTTCTATCAATGAGTTAGATTCTATCCCTGCCGGGGACTTCCCCCCGGAGAAGGGGGGGGGAGAGCGGCAAGGCTCAGACGATGACTTGAAACAAGCCTTGGCCTCAAAAACGGAAGAAGCCCAGGCCCTCCACGACAAACATTTACGGCTGGCTGCCGAATTCGAGAACTATAAACGGTTGGCGCAAAAAGACCAGCGGGACTATGCCCGCTTCGCCAATGAAAGCTTGCTGAAAGATCTGTTGCCGATTATCGACAATCTTGAGCGGGCGATCAAAGCCGCCAAAGAGGCTCCCAAGGAAGGAGCCAAGACCGGCAGTCTGATTGAAGGCGTCGAGCTTACGCTCAAGCAGTTCATGGACCTGCTGGCCAAAGCCGGTGTTCGCCAGATCACCAGCGTCGGTGAGCAATTTGATCCAGCCCGGCACCAAGCCGTGGCTCGGGTGGAGTCCGTGGGCGCTGCGGACAATACGGTCGTCGAGGAATTTCAAAAGGGGTATCTCTTGCACGAACGGATGTTGCGGGCGGCCATGGTCACGGTGGCCAGCGCTCCGACAAGCAACCAGGAGCATTCTTCAACCGGCACGGCGTAG
- a CDS encoding type III pantothenate kinase: protein MLLTIDIGNSNVVWGLFRQQTLIGHWRSDTDPARTAGDYGNLLAHHLRNVGRSAEAINDAILCSVVPALLPAFEQMAKDLSHRKPLVVSSDMDTGLTLHYADPRELGADRLVNAAAAYDRYKTSLIVVDLGTATTFSVITGRGDFLGGAIAPGLGIGAEVLSARTAQLPKVTLLQPKTVIGRDTVSSIQSGLIYGHASMVDDLIARLQDESGQQSLVVATGGFSSLLAPCSRKIQEVRPYLTLEGLELLHRRTRGQTKT, encoded by the coding sequence ATGCTGCTGACCATCGATATCGGCAACTCTAACGTCGTCTGGGGTCTGTTCCGGCAGCAGACCCTGATCGGTCATTGGCGCTCGGATACCGATCCAGCAAGGACCGCAGGAGACTATGGGAACTTGCTGGCCCATCATCTCCGGAACGTCGGCCGGTCCGCAGAAGCAATTAACGATGCGATCCTTTGCAGTGTCGTCCCCGCATTGCTCCCGGCTTTCGAGCAGATGGCAAAGGATCTGTCCCACCGCAAGCCGCTGGTCGTATCCTCCGACATGGATACGGGCCTCACGCTTCACTATGCCGATCCGCGCGAACTCGGGGCCGACCGCCTGGTCAACGCCGCTGCCGCCTATGACCGGTACAAGACCAGCCTCATCGTGGTGGACTTGGGCACCGCCACCACTTTCTCCGTCATTACCGGGCGAGGCGACTTCCTAGGCGGTGCCATCGCACCCGGTCTCGGCATTGGGGCCGAGGTACTCTCCGCCAGAACCGCCCAACTGCCAAAAGTTACCCTGCTCCAGCCCAAGACCGTCATCGGTCGGGATACCGTCAGCAGCATTCAGTCCGGACTGATTTACGGGCATGCTTCCATGGTGGATGATCTCATCGCCAGGCTTCAGGATGAATCTGGACAACAGTCATTGGTGGTCGCAACCGGTGGATTTTCCTCGCTACTTGCCCCCTGCTCCCGCAAGATTCAGGAAGTCAGGCCCTATCTGACGCTGGAAGGGCTGGAGCTGCTTCATCGCCGTACCAGAGGCCAAACCAAAACCTGA
- a CDS encoding biotin--[acetyl-CoA-carboxylase] ligase, translating to MASPLAQPLTREAIQALLRTKRFGRTLHVLQETTSTNHEAMKLAQQGAPDGTVLVAETQTAGKGRLGRSWYSPPGDNLYCSVILRNQPADNLTGWLSVIPLLSAVAVARAIQRVADLKPLLKWPNDILAGDRKLGGLLCESSLSGPSTTFVVVGIGLNVNGSREGFPEDIRDIATSIAAETGRPCDRASLLASILLELELYSETLLTRPPDTFLSEYARLCSTLGRRVRVSLSEGQTIEGLADSIAPDGSLRIVRDPASGGGTIEVRAGDVIHLR from the coding sequence ATGGCCTCCCCTCTCGCCCAGCCTCTGACCCGAGAAGCGATCCAAGCCCTCTTGCGCACCAAGCGATTCGGCCGCACCCTGCATGTGTTGCAGGAAACCACTTCGACCAACCATGAAGCCATGAAACTGGCCCAGCAGGGAGCCCCGGACGGCACCGTTCTTGTGGCTGAGACACAGACCGCGGGCAAGGGACGGTTGGGGCGCAGCTGGTATTCGCCGCCAGGAGACAATCTCTATTGTTCCGTGATCCTGCGGAACCAACCAGCTGACAATCTGACCGGATGGCTCTCAGTAATTCCGCTCCTGTCGGCCGTGGCGGTCGCCAGGGCCATACAGCGGGTGGCTGATCTTAAACCCTTGCTCAAGTGGCCGAACGATATCCTGGCCGGAGACCGCAAACTAGGCGGGCTGCTCTGCGAAAGCAGCCTGTCCGGCCCATCCACGACCTTCGTCGTCGTCGGAATCGGGCTCAACGTCAACGGCAGCAGAGAAGGATTTCCGGAGGACATCCGCGATATCGCCACCTCCATCGCCGCCGAGACCGGCCGTCCATGCGACCGGGCCTCGCTCTTGGCGTCCATCCTCTTGGAACTTGAGCTCTACTCCGAAACCCTGCTGACCAGGCCCCCCGATACATTTCTGAGCGAATATGCCCGGCTCTGTTCAACGCTAGGGCGAAGAGTCAGGGTCTCCCTCTCTGAAGGACAGACCATCGAAGGGCTGGCCGATTCCATCGCGCCGGATGGCTCGCTTCGTATCGTCCGCGATCCGGCTTCCGGAGGCGGCACGATCGAGGTGCGCGCCGGAGACGTGATCCACCTGCGCTAG
- the nadC gene encoding carboxylating nicotinate-nucleotide diphosphorylase, whose protein sequence is MPVPSTEQIRTAIRRALDEDLAWGDVTTAALFPAPIPARGTVTAHQKLVLAGMAVAREVFTTVDPRMRVVRALKDGTPVKKGQIVLTVQGDARSLLMAERVALNFLQHLSGIATLTGQFCHAVRGGRATILDTRKTTPGLRILQKWAVTLGGGQNHRHSLGDGILIKDNHLLLLQGRHIGIAQACMLARKHAPHGLRISVEVQTLEQTREALRGEADVILLDNMTPSLVRKAVALIHGRALTEVSGGVTLQNVREMAEAGADFISIGALTHSAPAADLSMDILPLRLPGQPRKQGR, encoded by the coding sequence ATGCCTGTTCCCTCAACCGAGCAGATTCGAACGGCGATCCGCCGGGCCCTGGACGAAGATCTCGCCTGGGGCGACGTGACGACCGCCGCCCTCTTTCCCGCCCCGATCCCGGCCCGCGGCACCGTCACGGCTCATCAGAAACTCGTCCTTGCCGGGATGGCCGTGGCGCGGGAAGTCTTCACGACGGTGGATCCCAGAATGCGGGTCGTCCGGGCGCTCAAAGACGGAACCCCGGTCAAGAAGGGTCAGATCGTGCTCACGGTCCAGGGCGACGCCCGTTCGCTCCTGATGGCGGAGCGGGTGGCTCTGAACTTCCTCCAACACCTGTCTGGCATCGCCACCTTGACCGGACAGTTTTGCCACGCCGTCCGCGGCGGTCGCGCCACGATCCTGGATACGAGAAAAACCACGCCCGGACTGCGTATCTTGCAGAAATGGGCCGTGACACTGGGCGGAGGGCAGAACCATCGGCACTCCCTGGGGGACGGCATTTTGATTAAGGACAACCATCTGCTGCTGTTGCAAGGCCGACACATCGGCATCGCCCAGGCCTGCATGCTCGCTCGCAAGCACGCGCCGCATGGACTCCGGATCAGCGTCGAAGTTCAGACCCTCGAGCAAACGCGGGAGGCCTTGCGCGGGGAGGCCGACGTGATTCTGTTGGACAACATGACGCCGTCCCTCGTGCGGAAAGCGGTCGCGCTCATCCACGGCAGAGCCTTGACGGAGGTCTCCGGAGGGGTCACCCTTCAGAATGTTCGCGAAATGGCCGAGGCCGGGGCGGACTTCATTTCCATCGGCGCCTTGACCCACTCGGCCCCGGCGGCCGACCTCAGCATGGATATCCTGCCTCTCCGCCTTCCCGGACAACCTCGCAAACAAGGACGGTAA
- a CDS encoding valine--tRNA ligase, protein MASRQLEKTYEPKQVEERWYRFWIDRGYFRASADRPQTPYTIVIPPPNVTGSLHVGHALNNSLQDILIRWRRMQGRNTLWMPGTDHAGIATQNVVERQLMAEGTSREALGRDAFIRRVWDWKAQSGGIIIQQLKRLGASCDWDRLRFTMDEGLSLAVREVFVRLHEESLIYRGERLINWCPRCLTALSDIEVEHEETSGKLYHIYYPLADDPQTKLIVATTRPETLLGDTAVAVHPDDPRYKHLIGKQVRLPLTQRTIPIVGDPILVDREFGTGVVKITPAHDFNDFEAGERHGLPRLPILDHQARLDPVGLRAAAVEQAVIEAVELLRVNQARPKIEALLQERGLLATVEAHKMALGKCYRCKTVVEPYLSPQWFVKIKPLAEPAIKAVEDGRIRLIPEAWTNNYLGWMRDIKDWCISRQIWWGHQIPAWYCRSCNADAILETAHEGMATTEAQALPKASRKRVTILSNATPLVMRTQPTGCPTCGGSDFLQDPDVLDTWFSSALWPFSTLGWPEQTPELKTFYPTSTLVTGLDILFFWVARMIMMGLKFTGQVPFRDVYIHALVRDAEGQKMSKSKGNVIDPLSVMDRYGTDALRFTLASMASPGRDIKLAEERIEGYRNFANKIWNAARFILMHIDGPRAMAPLAARSFADRWIMSRLNHTIRDVNTSLEQYRFDQAASRLYQFIWHEYCDWYLELVKPSLQDKESPEAGRTRQTLLESFETLLRLLHPFMPFLTEEVWQTVPHEGDSIVTQPYPSPSPDRDSKDAEASFAVLEQFVTTVRTGRALLNYQPSKKVTLYGAAVGEEHCTRLKDLHACLEHLSRGTVQLTAIDTWPTDKVLRLVTEGISAGLAVEGEVDLESVLQKLQKQHKENRQEAKRIEGKLGNAEFTAKAPSEVIHEHRDRVRILEQESRLLTSSETQLRAMIPAKD, encoded by the coding sequence ATGGCCTCCCGGCAACTCGAGAAGACCTATGAGCCCAAGCAGGTCGAAGAGCGGTGGTACCGGTTCTGGATCGACCGGGGTTACTTCCGCGCCTCCGCCGACCGTCCGCAAACACCCTACACCATCGTCATTCCGCCTCCCAACGTCACCGGCTCTCTGCACGTCGGCCACGCGCTGAACAACTCCTTGCAGGACATTCTGATCCGCTGGCGACGCATGCAGGGGCGCAATACCCTCTGGATGCCCGGAACGGACCATGCCGGCATCGCCACGCAGAACGTCGTCGAGCGGCAGCTGATGGCCGAGGGCACCTCGCGGGAAGCCCTTGGCCGCGACGCGTTTATCCGGCGGGTCTGGGACTGGAAGGCCCAGTCCGGCGGCATCATCATCCAACAGCTGAAACGGTTGGGCGCGTCCTGCGATTGGGACCGGCTGCGCTTCACGATGGATGAGGGCCTCTCCCTGGCGGTCCGCGAGGTCTTTGTCCGCCTTCACGAAGAGAGCCTGATCTACCGGGGTGAACGGCTGATCAACTGGTGCCCCCGATGTCTCACGGCCCTGTCGGACATCGAAGTCGAGCACGAGGAAACGTCCGGCAAGCTCTATCACATCTACTATCCGCTGGCCGACGATCCACAGACCAAATTAATCGTCGCCACGACCAGGCCGGAGACGCTGCTGGGCGACACGGCCGTAGCGGTGCATCCGGACGACCCCCGCTACAAGCATCTCATCGGCAAGCAGGTTCGCTTGCCCTTGACCCAACGGACGATCCCGATCGTCGGCGACCCGATTCTGGTGGATCGGGAGTTCGGCACCGGCGTGGTCAAGATTACGCCCGCGCACGACTTTAACGACTTCGAGGCCGGCGAACGGCACGGCCTTCCACGCCTGCCGATTCTGGATCACCAGGCCCGCCTCGATCCTGTCGGATTGCGGGCCGCCGCGGTGGAGCAAGCGGTCATTGAGGCCGTCGAGTTGCTGCGCGTCAACCAAGCCAGGCCGAAGATCGAGGCGCTCCTGCAGGAACGAGGGCTGCTGGCAACCGTCGAAGCCCACAAGATGGCACTGGGCAAGTGCTACCGATGCAAGACTGTGGTCGAGCCCTACCTCTCGCCCCAGTGGTTCGTCAAGATCAAGCCGCTGGCGGAGCCGGCGATCAAGGCGGTGGAGGACGGCCGCATCCGTCTGATTCCGGAGGCCTGGACCAACAACTATCTCGGCTGGATGCGCGACATCAAAGACTGGTGCATTTCGCGGCAAATCTGGTGGGGCCACCAGATTCCCGCCTGGTATTGCCGCTCTTGCAACGCCGATGCGATTCTGGAAACCGCGCACGAAGGCATGGCCACGACCGAGGCGCAAGCCCTGCCCAAGGCTTCGCGCAAACGCGTCACGATCCTGTCGAATGCCACGCCCCTGGTCATGCGGACCCAGCCGACCGGCTGTCCGACCTGCGGCGGGAGCGATTTCCTTCAGGACCCGGACGTGCTGGACACCTGGTTTTCGTCGGCCCTCTGGCCATTTTCAACTCTGGGCTGGCCTGAGCAGACCCCCGAACTCAAAACCTTCTACCCGACGTCCACCCTCGTCACCGGCCTGGACATTTTGTTCTTTTGGGTCGCCCGCATGATCATGATGGGACTCAAATTCACGGGCCAGGTTCCGTTCCGCGACGTCTACATCCATGCCCTGGTCCGGGACGCGGAAGGCCAGAAGATGAGCAAGTCCAAAGGGAACGTGATCGATCCCTTGAGCGTGATGGACCGGTACGGCACCGACGCCTTGCGGTTTACCCTGGCCTCCATGGCCTCGCCTGGCCGCGACATCAAACTGGCCGAGGAGCGGATCGAAGGTTACCGCAATTTTGCGAACAAGATCTGGAACGCCGCCCGGTTCATCCTGATGCATATAGACGGACCCAGAGCTATGGCCCCGCTCGCCGCCCGATCCTTTGCCGACCGCTGGATCATGAGCCGCCTGAACCACACGATCCGGGACGTCAACACGTCCCTGGAACAGTACCGGTTCGACCAAGCGGCCAGCCGGCTCTATCAATTCATCTGGCACGAGTACTGCGACTGGTACCTGGAGCTGGTGAAACCCTCTCTCCAGGATAAGGAATCGCCCGAGGCCGGCCGGACCAGGCAGACCCTTCTCGAGTCGTTCGAAACGCTGTTGCGCTTGCTCCACCCCTTCATGCCCTTTCTCACGGAGGAAGTCTGGCAGACGGTCCCGCACGAAGGGGACAGCATCGTCACCCAGCCCTACCCGAGTCCGAGCCCTGACCGGGACTCCAAGGACGCCGAAGCGTCCTTCGCCGTTCTGGAACAGTTCGTGACGACGGTACGAACCGGACGAGCCTTGCTCAATTATCAACCGAGCAAGAAAGTCACCCTCTACGGAGCGGCGGTAGGAGAGGAACACTGCACACGATTAAAGGATCTTCACGCCTGTCTCGAACACCTCAGTCGCGGCACGGTGCAGTTGACCGCCATCGACACATGGCCGACCGACAAGGTGCTTCGCCTGGTCACGGAAGGGATCTCGGCTGGGTTGGCCGTGGAAGGAGAGGTCGATCTCGAGAGCGTGCTCCAAAAACTTCAGAAGCAGCACAAAGAGAATCGCCAGGAAGCAAAACGGATCGAAGGCAAGCTCGGCAATGCCGAGTTCACTGCAAAAGCTCCGAGCGAAGTCATTCACGAACACCGCGATCGCGTCAGAATCCTTGAGCAGGAAAGCCGATTGCTCACCAGCAGCGAAACGCAGTTGCGCGCCATGATACCAGCCAAGGATTAG
- a CDS encoding response regulator, translating to MPTRLLLVDADSAVQRMVEQTSLSLGLDAVCFKDAVTALDAIGRLKPALVITDYRLTGATFISFCERLAGMELAPSPPIMALITSEDQFDEAELRFLGVKSFVHKPPQLDDLLRTVRQLCTELGLSLADPKERNSARHAQTTPSESAALADVVAREVGRQLPRLLQTELPSQIALAYPREDMTLIAMEAVQQALPDISHQLIADLKPMIEERVTDITERLLRELLDKRLAEQPLDGTSQGT from the coding sequence GTGCCTACACGACTGCTGCTGGTTGATGCGGACTCAGCGGTGCAGCGCATGGTCGAGCAAACCAGCCTGTCCCTGGGCTTGGACGCTGTCTGCTTCAAGGATGCCGTGACGGCGCTGGATGCGATCGGACGACTCAAACCAGCGTTGGTAATTACGGACTACCGGCTGACCGGCGCCACGTTCATTTCGTTCTGTGAGCGGCTGGCAGGGATGGAACTTGCCCCCTCCCCGCCGATCATGGCGCTGATCACTTCGGAAGACCAGTTCGACGAGGCGGAGCTGCGCTTTCTCGGAGTCAAATCGTTCGTCCACAAACCTCCCCAACTCGATGACCTGCTCCGGACCGTCCGGCAACTCTGCACTGAACTCGGCCTGAGTTTGGCCGATCCCAAAGAGCGAAATTCGGCACGGCACGCCCAGACGACGCCATCGGAATCGGCGGCTCTGGCTGACGTGGTTGCTCGTGAAGTCGGCCGGCAGCTGCCGCGCCTGTTGCAGACCGAGTTGCCGAGCCAGATTGCCCTGGCCTATCCGCGTGAAGACATGACATTGATCGCCATGGAAGCGGTGCAGCAGGCCTTGCCGGACATCTCCCACCAACTGATCGCGGACCTTAAACCCATGATTGAGGAACGCGTGACCGACATCACGGAACGACTGCTGCGGGAACTACTGGATAAGCGCTTGGCCGAACAGCCGCTCGACGGCACGAGCCAAGGGACCTGA
- a CDS encoding HAD family hydrolase yields MSRNRPRPEVLTSFQSCRYNSRIPQSTPCKDGPVSRIKVVFFDAAGTLFHVKGSVAEVYLSHAEPFGIRRTPELTQAVNDAFKRAFHDAPPPLFAVSDPVELKQCERLWWFDIVHNVFYRVGMFEGFDDYFDRVYEAFAGPQHWALYPDTLATLKSLKEQGFELGIISNFDTRLFTVLKGLGLTDLFDTVTISSLSRAAKPAPKIFRLALDKHAVDAEEAVHVGDSLKDDLEGARAARLTGLLLDREGVHQGQSTTIKGLDEVPGAITWL; encoded by the coding sequence TTGTCAAGAAACCGGCCCCGTCCGGAGGTTTTGACTTCGTTTCAATCCTGTCGCTACAATTCTCGCATCCCACAGTCAACGCCATGCAAGGATGGACCTGTGAGCCGAATCAAAGTCGTGTTTTTTGATGCAGCCGGCACTCTGTTTCACGTCAAGGGCTCGGTGGCCGAAGTGTATCTGTCCCACGCCGAGCCGTTCGGCATACGCCGGACACCCGAACTGACGCAGGCCGTCAATGACGCGTTCAAGCGTGCGTTCCATGATGCCCCGCCGCCGCTCTTTGCCGTGAGCGATCCGGTCGAACTGAAACAATGCGAGCGGCTCTGGTGGTTCGACATCGTCCACAATGTGTTCTACCGGGTGGGGATGTTCGAGGGATTCGACGACTACTTCGACCGGGTCTACGAAGCCTTTGCCGGCCCCCAACATTGGGCGCTCTACCCGGATACGCTGGCTACGTTAAAAAGTCTGAAGGAGCAAGGGTTCGAGCTCGGCATCATTTCCAACTTCGACACCAGGCTCTTTACCGTCCTCAAGGGGCTGGGCCTGACCGATCTGTTCGATACCGTCACGATCTCCAGTCTGTCGCGCGCGGCCAAGCCGGCCCCGAAAATCTTTCGTCTGGCGCTCGACAAACATGCCGTGGATGCGGAAGAGGCGGTTCATGTCGGGGATAGTCTGAAAGACGACTTGGAAGGGGCCCGCGCGGCCCGTCTGACAGGGCTGCTCCTGGATCGCGAGGGAGTCCACCAGGGGCAGTCGACGACGATCAAGGGGCTGGATGAGGTGCCGGGGGCAATCACCTGGTTGTAA